Proteins from a genomic interval of Sulfurimonas sp. HSL3-2:
- a CDS encoding aminodeoxychorismate/anthranilate synthase component II, protein MILMIDNYDSFTYNIVQYCLELGADLKVIRNDELTLEEIIALRPEKIVISPGPATPDDAGVTLEVIDYFKDKLPILGICLGHQSIAQVYGGKVVRAKNMMHGKTSIMEQSIECDIFKKVPQQFRATRYHSLIVEKENLPEDIKPTAYSIDDHEIMALQIKDKPIYGVQFHPESIMSEFGYEIIGNFLKL, encoded by the coding sequence ATGATTTTAATGATCGATAATTATGATAGTTTTACTTATAACATAGTTCAGTATTGTCTGGAACTTGGTGCAGATCTGAAGGTTATACGTAATGATGAACTTACTTTGGAAGAGATTATTGCTTTAAGACCTGAAAAGATTGTCATCTCCCCCGGTCCTGCAACGCCTGATGATGCGGGTGTGACTTTGGAAGTTATTGATTATTTTAAAGATAAACTCCCGATTCTTGGCATCTGTTTAGGTCACCAAAGTATTGCTCAAGTATATGGCGGGAAAGTAGTACGTGCAAAAAACATGATGCACGGTAAGACATCGATAATGGAACAATCAATTGAGTGTGATATTTTTAAAAAAGTTCCTCAGCAGTTTCGTGCGACTAGATACCATTCACTGATCGTTGAAAAAGAAAACCTTCCTGAAGATATCAAACCGACTGCGTATAGTATAGATGATCATGAGATAATGGCATTGCAGATAAAAGATAAGCCGATTTACGGTGTGCAATTTCATCCGGAATCGATTATGAGTGAATTTGGTTATGAGATCATAGGAAATTTTTTAAAATTATGA